A stretch of DNA from Lawsonibacter asaccharolyticus:
GAGCTGGTGGACCCCCGCACCGGCGAGACCCTGATGAAGCGCACTGTGCTGATCGCCAACACCTCCGACATGCCGGTGGCCGCCCGGGAGGCGTCCATCTACACTGGCATCACCATCGCCGAGTATTTCCGGGACATGGGCTACGCCGTGGCCGTCATCGCCGACTCCACCTCCCGCTGGGCGGAGGCGCTGCGGGAGATGTCCGGCCGCCTGGAGGAGATGCCCGGCGAGGAGGGCTACCCCGCCTACCTGTCCTCCCGCCTGGCCCAGTTCTATGAGCGGGCGGGCTCGGTGTCCTGTCTGGGCTCTGAGGAGGACCGCAGAGGCTCCCTCACCGCTGTGGGCGCGGTCTCGCCCCCTGGCGGCGACCTGTCCGAGCCCGTGTCCCAGGCCACCATGCGCATCGTCAAGGTGTTCTGGGCCCTGGACTCCTCCCTGGCCTACCGCCGCCACTTCCCCGCCATCAACTGGCTCAACTCCTACTCCCTCTATCTGGACTCCCTGAAGCCCTGGTACGACGAGCACCTGGGCCCTGAGTTCCTCCAGAACCGGGAGTGGGCTATGGCGGTCCTCCAGGAGGAGGCCAGCCTGAACGAGATCGTCCAGCTGGTGGGCAAGGATTCCCTGTCCGCCAAGGACCAGATCACCCTGGAGACGGCCAAGATGATCCGGGAGGATTTCCTCCAGCAGAACTCCTTTGTGGACATCGATTCCTTCTCCGAGTATGACCGGCAGGAGAAGATGCTGGCCATGATCCGAAGCTATGACCGGCAGTGCCGGGCCGCCGCTGAGAAGGGCGGGGCGCTGGCCGAGCTGTTCACCATCCCCGCCCGGGAGGGCATCGGCCGGGCCAAGTCTGTCCCCGCCGACCGGTATGTGGAGGCCTATGCCCAGCTGGTCCGCCAGATGGAGGAGCAGATCTCCGCCGTGGCTGAGAAGGGAGAGAAAGCGCTGTGATTCGGGAATATAAGACGATCCAGGAGATCTCCGGCCCCCTGATGGTGGTGGACCATGTGCAGGGCGTCACCTATGACGAGCTGGGGGAGATCGAGCTGTCTGACGGTACCATCCGCCGCTGCCAGGTGCTGGAGGTCAACGGTGATTCCGCCGTGGTGCAGCTGTTTGAGAGCTCTGCGGGCATCAATCTGGCGGAGTCCAAGATCCGCTTTTTGGGGCACCCCCTCCAGCTGGGGGTGTCGGAGGACATGCTGGGCCGGGTCTTTAACGGCATGGGCCGGCCCATCGACGGCGGACCTGCCATCCTGGCTGACGAGTACCGGGATATCAACGGCCTGCCCATGAACCCTGCCGGCCGGGACTACCCCAACGAGTTCATCCAGACGGGCATCTCCACCATCGACGGACTGAACACCCTGGTCCGGGGCCAGAAGCTGCCAATTTTCAGCGGGTCCGGCCTGCCCCACGCCGCGCTGGCCGCTCAGATCGCCCGCCAGGCCAAAGTGCTGGATGGGGAATCCAACTTCGCGGTGGTCTTTGCCGCCATCGGCATCACCTTTGAGGAGTCGGAGTTCTTTGTCAGCGAGTTTAAGCGCACCGGTGCCATCGACCGCACGGTGCTCTTCACCAACCTGGCCAACGACCCGGCGGTGGAGCGCATTGCCACCCCCCGTATGGCCCTGACCGCTGCGGAGTACCTGGCCTTTGAAAAGGGGATGCACGTACTGGTCATCATGACCGACATCACCAACTACGCCGAGGCCCTGCGGGAGATCTCCGCCGCCAAGAAGGAGGTCCCGGGCCGCCGGGGCTACCCCGGCTATCTGTACACCAACCTGGCCACCATCTACGAGCGGGCGGGCCGCCAGCTGGGCAAGGAGGGCTCTATTACCCTCATCCCCATCCTGACCATGCCGGAGGACGACAAGACCCACCCCATCCCTGATCTGACGGGGTATATCACCGAGGGACAGATCATCCTCTCCCGGGAGCTGTTCCGCCGGGGCATCAATCCGCCGGTGGACGTGCTGCCCTCCCTGTCCCGCCTGAAGGACAAGGGCATCGGCGTGGGCAGGACCCGGGAGGACCACTCGGGCACCATGAACCAGCTCTTCGCCGCCTATGCCACCGGTAAGGAGAACAAGGAGCTGATGTCCATCCTGGGCGAGGCCGCCCTCAGCCCCACCGACCTGCTGTATGCCAAGTTCGCGGACGAGTTTGAAAAGCGCTATGTTTCCCAGGGAACAGAGGAGAACCGCTCCATCCAGGAGACACTGGACCTGGGCTGGGAGCTGCTGTCTATCCTGCCCACCGCGGAGCTCAAGCGCATCAAGCCGGAGCTGATCGAGAAGTATCTGCCCCAAAAGGGCTAAGGGGGGACCAGAATGCCTTCCACGACCATAAATCCCACCCGTATGGAGCTGACCCGCCTGAAGGGCCGCCTGCGCACCGCCCAGCGGGGCCACAAGCTGCTCAAGGACAAGCGGGATGAGCTGATGAAGCAGTTCATGGAGGTGGTGCGGGAGAACCGGGCCCTCCGCCGCCGGGTGGAGGAGCAGCTGATGCGCGCCCAGAGCTCCTTCACGGTGGCTGCCGCCGTCATGTCCCCGGAGATGCTGGAGCAGTCCCTGCTCTATCCCAAGCAGAGCGTAGAACTGGACATGACTTTTCAGAATATCATGTCGGTGGATGTGCCTCAGTACCACTTCAGGACCCACAGCCAGGACCCGGGGGAGATCTACCCCTACGGCTTCGCCAACACCTCGGGAGAGCTGGATGACGCGGTCTCTGCCATGTCCCAGGTGTTCCAGGATATGCTGAAGCTGGCCGAGATCGAAAAGACCTCCCAGCTGCTGGCGGAGGAGATCGAAAAGACCCGCCGCCGAGTCAATGCCCTGGAGTATGTAAAGATCCCGGAGATGCAGGAAAATATCAAATATATCACCATGAAGCTGGACGAAAACGAGCGGGCCAACACCATACGCCTGATGAAGGTGAAGGAGCTCCTGCTCAGAGACGCCATTGAGGAGCGGAGAGAGGCCGACGCCAAGGCGGTGGAGGCCTTCGCCGGATACCCGGAGAGGCCGGCAGGCGTTTGACGCCCAGCAGGATCTGCATGAAAGAGCCCGGATGGGACCATAGGGTCCCATCCGGGCTTTTCGCAGCCCGTTCAGCTGTGCCGCTGAGAGTCGGACTGCGCCCGGGCCCGCTGGAGGACGAAACGCAGGAAGGCCTGCATAGAGGGGGGCTGCTCCTCATCCCGGCGATAGGCCATATAGATGGTGCGCTTGTAGAGGCGGTCCTTCAGGTGAAGGAGCTTCACCTGGCTGTTGTCCAGCACGTCCGTTTTGGCCACAATGGACACTCCGAAGCCGCTGGCCACCAGAGAGGAGATGCTGGCCTCTCCGGTGGCATTGCAGAATACCTGAGGCGTCCAGCCGCTCTGGGAGATGTACGCCATGATATCCCGGTAGATCTGGACATGGGGCATATAGGTGATAAAGGGGTAGGGGGCGAGCTGACTGAGCAGGATCTGGTCCTCCGCAGCCAGCGGATGGTCCGGCGGCACGATGGCCACCAGCTCCTGGTCCAGCAGGGGGACGAACTCCACCTCCGGCTCGCCCTCCTCGTAGATACAGAAGACCACGTCATAGAGGAAGGTCTTCAGCCCGTCCAGCAGCTCCCGGGTGGGCAGCTCCCGAAAGCCGAAGGTGACCTGCTCATAGCCTGGCTGCTGGAGAAAGGCCCGCACCGTCTCGGGCATGAATTTGGGGGAGAGGGGGGCGATGTAGCCCACGTCGATGTGGCCCTGCCCCGGGCGGGCGGCCCGCTTCAGGGTGGCGTTCACAGAGTCCAGGCGGCCCAGGAGGGCGTCCACCTCCTTAAAATAGAGCAGGCCGTATTTGCTCAGTTCCAGGTGGCGTCCCTTTCGGAGAAAGAGGGGGACTCCCAGCTCCCGTTCCAGGCTGGCGATGGCGGCGCTGAGGGAGGGCTGGGAGATCATCAGCTGTTCCGCGGTCCGGTGGAAGTTCAGCTGTCCGGCTGCTGTCCTAAAATAATAGAGCTGATTCAATGTCAAATTGCTGCACCTCCCCAAAAATGCGGAAAAATATCCTATATATTTCCCTATATTTTATTAAAGATTGAGAAGTTTGTCAAGAAATAAACAAATATTAATAAAATTAAATCTATCAAAAAGGAAATGAATTGGTATTTTACTTTTTGACGGCTTGGCTGGATAATAGAGACAGGAAAAGGAAAAGAAAACCCGATTGGATTTGTGATAATATTCAAAGAAAGAGCTTTAGAAATGAGGGATCGATATGGAGCGTTATCAGGATAAAGTGGTGCTGATCACCGGTGCGGGTGACGTGGCCGAGGCGGCTGCTAAGCGGCTGCTGTGTGAGGGAGCAAAGGTGGCTTTCTCTGACTTCTCCCAGGAGGCGCTGGACGCAGCCATCTCCGGGCTGAAGGCCGAGGGGTGGGACGGGGAGCGCCTTATGGGCATAAAGTGCGACGTGCGGAAGTATGAGGAGTGCGAGGCGGCGGCCAATGCCGTCCTGGCCAGGTGGGGGCAGATCG
This window harbors:
- a CDS encoding V-type Na(+)-transporting ATPase B subunit, encoding MIREYKTIQEISGPLMVVDHVQGVTYDELGEIELSDGTIRRCQVLEVNGDSAVVQLFESSAGINLAESKIRFLGHPLQLGVSEDMLGRVFNGMGRPIDGGPAILADEYRDINGLPMNPAGRDYPNEFIQTGISTIDGLNTLVRGQKLPIFSGSGLPHAALAAQIARQAKVLDGESNFAVVFAAIGITFEESEFFVSEFKRTGAIDRTVLFTNLANDPAVERIATPRMALTAAEYLAFEKGMHVLVIMTDITNYAEALREISAAKKEVPGRRGYPGYLYTNLATIYERAGRQLGKEGSITLIPILTMPEDDKTHPIPDLTGYITEGQIILSRELFRRGINPPVDVLPSLSRLKDKGIGVGRTREDHSGTMNQLFAAYATGKENKELMSILGEAALSPTDLLYAKFADEFEKRYVSQGTEENRSIQETLDLGWELLSILPTAELKRIKPELIEKYLPQKG
- a CDS encoding V-type Na(+)-transporting ATPase D subunit; translation: MPSTTINPTRMELTRLKGRLRTAQRGHKLLKDKRDELMKQFMEVVRENRALRRRVEEQLMRAQSSFTVAAAVMSPEMLEQSLLYPKQSVELDMTFQNIMSVDVPQYHFRTHSQDPGEIYPYGFANTSGELDDAVSAMSQVFQDMLKLAEIEKTSQLLAEEIEKTRRRVNALEYVKIPEMQENIKYITMKLDENERANTIRLMKVKELLLRDAIEERREADAKAVEAFAGYPERPAGV
- a CDS encoding V-type Na(+)-transporting ATPase A subunit, which codes for MGKIVKVSGPLVVATGLQEANMADVVRVGEQGLIGEVLTMNGDTASIQVYEETSGLGPGAEVVTTGAPLSVELGPGLIENIYDGIQRPLEVIMETVKGNNLPRGVEVPALDREKKWDFQAVVEPGTQVVGGDIIGTVQETPSILHKIMIPPRMQGKIVSIQSGSYTVTETVAVLEREDGSRVELPMMQKWPVRVGRPYKHKYPPVVPLSSGQRIVDTFFPVAKGGTAAIPGPFGSGKTVMQHALAKWSDVDMVVYIGCGERGNEMTDVLREFPELVDPRTGETLMKRTVLIANTSDMPVAAREASIYTGITIAEYFRDMGYAVAVIADSTSRWAEALREMSGRLEEMPGEEGYPAYLSSRLAQFYERAGSVSCLGSEEDRRGSLTAVGAVSPPGGDLSEPVSQATMRIVKVFWALDSSLAYRRHFPAINWLNSYSLYLDSLKPWYDEHLGPEFLQNREWAMAVLQEEASLNEIVQLVGKDSLSAKDQITLETAKMIREDFLQQNSFVDIDSFSEYDRQEKMLAMIRSYDRQCRAAAEKGGALAELFTIPAREGIGRAKSVPADRYVEAYAQLVRQMEEQISAVAEKGEKAL
- a CDS encoding transcriptional regulator encodes the protein MTLNQLYYFRTAAGQLNFHRTAEQLMISQPSLSAAIASLERELGVPLFLRKGRHLELSKYGLLYFKEVDALLGRLDSVNATLKRAARPGQGHIDVGYIAPLSPKFMPETVRAFLQQPGYEQVTFGFRELPTRELLDGLKTFLYDVVFCIYEEGEPEVEFVPLLDQELVAIVPPDHPLAAEDQILLSQLAPYPFITYMPHVQIYRDIMAYISQSGWTPQVFCNATGEASISSLVASGFGVSIVAKTDVLDNSQVKLLHLKDRLYKRTIYMAYRRDEEQPPSMQAFLRFVLQRARAQSDSQRHS